The genomic region GAAAATTAATCATTAATTATTATAGATTTTTCCACGGCGACTATGTGAATAGTGATGGTAGAAGATTATTAGAGGAGATTCTGAGAATGATAATGTATGAACACCCAGAATATAAGAGGAGGATCTATAAGATTAGAAGGGATCCTAGCCTTTACAATATTTTAAAGCTCGGAGAAGATATTGTTGGTCCAAGAATACATGAATGGGTCGAAGAAGGAATTAATTCGTTTCATTATTGATTATTTCCTTTTATTATTACCTTTTATTCTTAGTAATGGTAAGCACCCACTGCATAGTTCTAATTGGTAATATATGCAGTTTTCACATTTTGGATCAGGTTTTCTAATGGGAACCATGGTGTTATTTGGTATTTTACCATATTCTATATAGTATTCTTCAATATCTGGATCTAGACTTATTAACCGACTTATAAAAGATGCTATTTCAATTTTATTTCTTGAATAAATCATCGCTATTACTCCCTCATGGTTAACCATTACTCCAAGTAATTTATTGCATTTAGATAAGGTTTCTGCTAGCTTTTCAGGATTCTTCGTCCTAAATCTTATAATAGCAGCAATATTCCCGAGGATTTTTGTGTTCACATATGGTTTTATTTCGAGATACCCCTTGTTTATTAATCTAATTATTCTATTACGTATAGCTGTATAGCTTAAACCCGTTGCTTCTGCAAGTTTAGAAATACTAGTCCTGCCGTCGGTGGCTAGCATTTGTATTAATTTAATGTCAGCATTGTCAAGATTTCTCGCCATAATATTCACCATTTATTTTTTCCCACTCAAGCCCTTATATTTCTAAACTTTATAATAAATTAATGGGACAAATTACTAGGCTTTAAACTAACATATAATCTTGCTCTTTGTTTACCGCTCCTCATACCAGCTACTTCATAGTTTTCCTTGATCACTAAGCCCAACATATTTGATAGTTTACGGCTCAGCTTACGTGCTGCTCCATGATTATAGAAGTAAATATCGATGCCGTTTTTAACTTCAATATAATCCACAAGATCCTGTCTTAAACGCTTATCTCTACTAAATATTTTCTCTAAAGCCTTCTCCAAATCCTTAACATGGACGTCTCTGATTTGAACAACTGCTTCAAACTCTCCGCTCTCAATCATTTTACATCTTGGACACTTTGTCGGGTTTAAGTAAACGATAAAATCCAATGGATAAACAAATTCTTTACCTCCATAAATACCTCTAAAATATACTCTAACAACTGTTCTCCAAGAAGCACTTGTTACAAGCTCATACCCATCAATTCTCAGATCATCAACGCCTATACCGGGTTTAACCAGTTCTTTCAATTGATTATATACGATATGATGTAAGGCTTCATTAAAACCGTTTGTATCTATCCATTTATAACCTATACGTACAGCTCCACAAACTTTGCAGAAATCTACTCTTATCTCTCTCTTAACCTGCTCAATTATTTCTCCTCTCTTAATTCTACAGCGTAGACAAACACCTTCAACAACGGGATTGTCAGGTGTATCTTCTGCACCACAATATATACAGAACCTAGTCATTAATACACACCATTAATTCATAGTAATCTATCTATGTAGTTATGGTTCTAATAGCAACGTATATATTGATTGGTAGAGGAATTAATAGGAGTAAATACAGTGCTGTTTGTGGCTCGAAAACAAAAAGAACAAGATCAAAGGTGTTAAGAACATTAATGGAATAGATAAGATAAACAATAATAGGAGCCTCCTAACAATACCTAGGCTAAGCTCTGTCCAAGCATCAAGTTTGCCCCAGAGAAAACGAAGTATTAGTGAAAAAGATAGGTATGCCCCAAATATCCAATACGAGATAAATGTATAGAAAACCATGAAGCCATGGAGCAGAGAGATAAGAAATGAAACAATTATAAGAGAAATAAATACTATGGGGAGAAACAATATTGTTGAAGCAATGGTTTTTCCTAAAACAACTTCTTCCCTACTCAATGGATAAATATAGAGTAACCTATTCCTATCAGCTTCTAAGAAAACAAGGATTGGAGTAGTTATTACTGCTAAAATATACGCTACCAAACCATATAATCCAATAAGAACATATGAATCAGCATTATTCAATCCTTCAAGAAAAGATTGTATGGCTGGATTAAATAATGGAATATATAAAGGTGTTAGAATAGCAGCTATTTCTCCATAAAATTGTTTTTGCCGAGTATGATCCCTAATTAGCAGATAAAGATCCTTTAGCCCCAAAGTAACAATCTTGGATCTAGAGAGGATCCTCTTGCTACCACCACTACTTATTCTCTGAGACCAGATTATTTTAACACCGTATTTTCTAGGAATATATAGTGAAGAAGAGAATCCAATGATAAAGTATAGTAAACTATAAAAAACTGGTTCTGGTTCAAAACCGTTTATTGAAGCATAAACGTATGGAATAGGGAAAATGAATATATAATTCCTAATAACCGATAAAACCTCGTATCTAGAACCTAAACCCATAAAGTATACGTAGAAAGATAATACTGCTATAATAATTGATAAATATAATATCAGAGATACTAGCGAATTCGTTTCCGGCTTAATTTTAGAGTAAATAATTATTGCTAACGGATAAATTAAGAGGACTAGCGATACAAAACCTAGTGGTACCATGATTATGGGAGAAAATGATTCTAGAACAATAGATATTATTGTACCTATAGATAACCCAGTACCTAATAAAAGACTATTCGCTTATTTGGATATTATGGTTGTTTTGGAAATTATGAAAACTGTTGTTTTGATAGATTGGCGGGGTTCGCTTTATAAACCCTCACTAATATAATGGTTAATAAAAAGCAGATGAAGGGCTCAAAAGTGGTCTGTGTGGAGCCCCGATAGCCCCCTCCGTGAAGGGATGAAGCCCCAACCCAAGAGGGGGAAGCCCGTGCAAGCATCCAAAATTTCCAAAACAACCAAAAAATAAAGCACGGGCATCCACTTAATCCTCCCCCCACAATAATACTGTATGAAGCTGCTTTTTCGATGCTCTCATGTTTAATAGGCATATATTCGATAGGCTTGGTCATTCCAAGGTCTCGGATGGAAGCTGTTACTTGGTATATGAGATCCAGAATAATAACTATAGATATAAGCATAGCCATGATTAAGTAGGATGCTGTGAATGCTTTTGAAATATTGGGTAATCCCATAATGTTTGAACCATAAGATACAATGGGTATCCATAAACCAATGAATAATCCGCTCATCATCCCCGTTAATAGCCATTTCAAATTGTAGACTAATACTCCATCATCTATACTAGGCATTAAGATTTTTATGAAATAACCATATATTCCTCTCCTAACACGATAACGGGAAAGACTACGATAAATTGCTTCTCGGATAAATATTAATGCTAAATAAAAAGATTCACGGTTTAGCAATTGCATTGGTTCAACCCATTAGAGCTTTTATAATTTCTTCAACTTGTAGCTTAGACCTTGTTAGGCTTAGGAAGGCTTCTTCTAATCCCTCTGTTCTAGCTTTCTCCAAGACTTCTTCAACGCTTCCAGTAGATATTATTCTTCCCTTATATAGTAGGATAATATTATCAGCTAGTGCTTCAGCGATTTCTAGTACATGTGTGGATAATAGGATTAAACACTCTTTTGTTGCCTTATTCTTTAGTACTGTCTTTAATGCTCTAGCTATCCTAGGATCAATACCTATAAATGGTTCATCAAGCAAATAAATTAGTGGATCATGTATGAATGCTGCTGCTAACAATACTCTTCTCTTATATCCATGGCTAAGCGATCCTATGAATTCATTTATTTTATCTCTTAACATAAAAGCATCAATTACTCTCTCAATACTTCTTTTAGCAATATCTTGTTTTAAACCATATATTCTAGCAACAAATTCTAGATATTCTTTAACGCGGAGACTATGATACAATGCATCATCTTCGGGTACATAGCCAATGATCCTCCTTATAGGTATTGGGTCTCGAGCAGGATCATGTCCATAAACAACTATTTTTCCAGTATCAGGCTTTATTATTCCTAGTATTAGTTTCATGAGCGTTGTTTTACCACTACCATTAGGTCCAAGCAATACATTTACTTTTCCAGGCTCTATACGTAAACTAATATTTTCTAGTGCAGGGGTTTCACCATAGTATTTAGAGACGCTCTGGAAAACTATCATCCCAAACAACCATTTATTATATCCATTTAAGTTCTCCCATTGTTTCCCTAATCCTCTCCTCTAATTTCCTAACCCACCAAGGAACCCTAATATTCTCTATACATCTATCTGGAGTATATGCTTTAATATCGAGAACAGGTGTTCCATCATATAGATCTAGTCCTCTAACCTTTAAGAATCTCCCGTTTCTTTCAACAAGTTCTAGAATAGATAAAGCTATAGGGTTAGGTCTATGTGGAGAATCTGTACAGAATACTCCTACTAATGGTAAATCATCAATTTTTATACCGAATCTCCTAAGTCTCCTATGTCTAACCTTTAAGACTCTTCTATTCTCGTCTGATACCATGTGTAGATACGATATTACTATTATATGTGAAAAACCCTCGATTCCGTCAAGCCCTTCTTCATATTCTGGGAAAACCTCTACTACTCCTTCAACACCTGAATAACTATTCTTTATATCCTCGATACTAGCATTTGTATGGATCACACCTATAGGTTCTAATCTAATATCATATTTCTGATGGATCAATTATTAACACCCTAATCAAAAATACAATATGTAGACTATGATTAATGTTGTGGAGGGTGGAGAGCTACTATGTCTTTAAACAAGCACTCTTGGATGGATATGATAATATTTATTCTCAGCTTTTCTTTCCCATTAACAATGATCGCATTAGCTATCTCTATGTCGTCATGGTTTAATATATGGAATAATGCATTAAGCGATCTAGGACATGCTGTTAAAAGCAGTGTTGCTCCAATATTCAATCTAGGTCTTGCAATTGGTGGGATACTAATTGTTATAGTTGGTTTAAGAAATCTTTATTCGTGGAGTAGAGTTAAAGGATCTTTAATCATATCCATGGGTGTATTTCTTAACTTAATAGGGGTTTTCGACGAAGTATATGGTTGGATACATTTCCTAGTCTCAGTATTGTTTTTCTTATCAATAATAGCATATTTCATAGCTATATCAATACTTGACAAATCATGGATAGCTGTTCTACTAATAATAGGTCATATTGCAATGTGGTATCTACACTTTGCTTCAGAGATTCCGAGAGGTGCGGCTATTCCCGAGTTATTAGCGGTATTCTCGTTTTTACCATTCTATATAAGAGACTATTTTAAATCATACACTAAACGATAGTGATTTCACCTCTAGAAGTATAATAGTATGTATGGGAGCAATGAATGGGTAAGTGTAGGATCTGTGGTAGAGAAAACATATTGGTCTCAGACACTATTGGTGTTTGTGTTGATTGTTTAAGAAAATATCCTGAGAAAGCTCTCCCCATAGCATTAGAAGCTCACAGGAGATCAAGATATAGATTTGGACTCCCTCCTGTTACACCTACTGATCACGGAGGTATCAAGTGCAGTATTTGTGGTAGGGGATGTATTATTGGAAACAGTAAAAGAGGATATTGTGGTGTGAGATTAAACAAGGATAATCAATTAGTAAACATAACTGGTAGTCCTTGGATAGCTACTGGCCTATATTATTATGATCCTCATCCAACTAATTGTGTAGCCTATCCTGTATGTCCCGCAGTAACTGGGAGGGGTTACCCAAAATATGCTTTGTCTCCTAAGGGGGAGAGAGGCTACTATAATATTGCAGTATTTTATGGTGCATGTAATATGGATTGTTTATATTGTCAAAACTGGGAATATAGAAAAATGGCTTCACAAGGCAAACCCTTCCTCAGCATAGAGGATCTTGTTAATAGTGTGAATGAGAAGACAACGTGCGTATGCTTCTTTGGAGGAGACCCTGGTCCGTGGAGTATACATGCAATAGAAGCATCTAGGAGAATGATTGAGAAAGCTAGGAGGATTGGTAATAAAGTGTTTAGAATTTGCTGGGAAACAAATGGTTTGTGGAATCCATATATTCTACGGAAAGCAGTAGAAATAAGCTTGGAAACAGGTGGTATTGTTAAAATAGATTTCAAAGCTTGGAGCCCCGAAGTATATATTGCACTAACAGGTATTGAGCCTGAACATGTAGAGCTTATAAGGAAGAATATAAAACTTGTAGCAGAATATTTTGATCAAAGACCAGATCCCCCCTTATTAGTTGTATCAACGCTATTAGTACCCGGGTATATTGATGATTATGAAATAGATAATATGACTAGATATATTGCTGAAATAAATAATGAGATCCCATATGTTTTCTTAGGCTTCCATCCAGATTATGAATTAATAGATCTACCTAGGACCAGTTGGAAACACGCACTAAGAGCTGTAGAGATAGCGCGTAGGAATGGTCTTAGAAGAGTATATGTGGAGAATCAATGGTTATTATCAAATCAGTATTGAGATAGTTACTGAATATACTATGAAACAAAACCATATCGTTTTAATTATGTCTCGTTCCATATACTCTAGGTGAAACAAAACGAACAATTTATCAGCGATATAGGGATGGAGCTTGTATGATTTAATACTATTGTTTCTGGGAGCTCTCGGGATAGGTTTTGTATCTGCTATTGTAGGTATTGGTGGAGGAACACTCATGATTCCCTTCATGGTTCTCATACTGAACTATGATGTAAAAGAAGCTATAGCTACCAGTCTTGTAAGCATAATTGTTACATCATCATCTGCATCAAGTATTTATTTGCGTAGAAGAGATGTTGATCTAAAAACAGCTTTTCTACTCGAGCCATCAACGGCTGCAGGAGCAATAGTGGGGGCTTATCTAACAATATCTCTACCAACAAGAATAGTTGAGACAGCTTTCTCTCTCCTACTACTATATGTTTCTATCTCGATGTTGAGAGATGCTTTGAGGAGAAAAGAGATCGAGACAGGTAATTATAAGGTGTCGAGACAGCGTAGAGGAGTAGGTGTACTGATAGCTTTCTTGGCCGGCTTAACATCTGGAATGCTTGGTATTGGTGGCGGTGTTCTCAAAGTTCCACTTATGACGATGGTTTTAGGCTTACCTATTAGAACAGCAATAGCTACAAGCAGTTTTATGGTTGGATTAACAGCTAGTGCTGGAAGCTTAGTCTATTTATTGAAAGGGTACGTAAACCCCTACGCAGTCGCATCATTAGCTCTAGGAATAATACCTGGAGCAACCTTGGGTGCTCATATGCTGAAAAAGATTAGTCCGAGAATTCTAAAAATAATATTCTCAGTCACATTAATGTATGCCTCAATAAAACTCCTAATATAATACTGGAGGAGACCTGGAAATATGTATGAAAAAGCCGCAGAAATATTAAGAACCGGAGTATTTCTTGGACTAGTAATGCTGCTAATAGGATTGTTTGTCAATAATTTATTACATGTAGATCTATTAGTATATGTTGGCTTAGTAACCATTATCATAACACCTATGATCACTTTATTCTCCATAAGTATCATGCTTCTTCTAAGAAAAGACTATAGATCATTTACATTATCCTTAATACTACTATTCATATTAATAATATCAATTATCGCGGCCTTCCTAGAATAGGAAACAAATAATAAAACTCGTTCTCCTACGAATTAAGAACTTTATATAATGTTACAGTTATTGTGGCTGGATAAGCAAACATAATCAAGCTTTGTCTAACTCGGAGATCTATGCGATAAGTTATCTTTAATAATTAGACTCGTTTGTTTTCAAAATATTGTTGAATAAATTGTTCCATTACGATTTTCTGAAACAATTCTCGAGACAATAGGATATATAAAAACTTAATAATTTGAATAATACTTGTTTTATGGAATAATTCTATTTTCTCTTGCCAATATATTTAGTTATTAGCTGTAAGAATGGTGGGAGCGATCTAGTTTGTACATATATTCTTCCAGGTCCTTCAACTTCTATGACAAGTTCTTCTCCACCGAAAAAGAAGCTTTTTAATCCACCAAACCTTCTAATATTCCATTTCATACCGTCATCCATTGCTACGAAGTGGAAATTATCTATGATGATTCTCTCGCCTACACCCAGTTCTTTCTTTAATATTCCTCCATAACTATTTATCCATACGCCGCCAACGCCACTAGCTTTTAGCCAAAACATTTCTCCCTCAGCTAATAATCCTCTCAAACCCCTCTATGCAACACTCAGCTTTATATCGCCATGGTGTGCAAGATAGCTTGTATCTTGAATAATTAGGTCTCTCGAACCATTCAGAGCAACATACTCTATATCTCCGGGTAAAGAAGGAGCAAACCAAACCTCTCCTCCCCTAGGACCTGCTGTGAAAGTATTCATGAATATTGATTCTCCACCCAATAATTTTCTTGCAATAGCACTACCCAAACCACCTGTATGAGTTTTCACATTAACGTCCCCAGCCATATACACCATAGCACCAGGCTCTGCAGTAACGCTTTCATTCGGTTCAAGGACTACTTGTAAAAGAGAATATGAAGGCCTAGTTACAATTTCCCACTTCATAATGCATACCCCGAATAAACAGCAACATATATTCAAAACACGTTTTATTTATGTTTTTATTGTTCCAACAAAATAATATGATTATTTATATCTTGTATTGAATCAGGATCTAAGCATGGACTAGAATAATTAGAATAGGAAAAGAGAGCCGCCGGCGGGATTTGAACCCGCGACCACCGGCTCTCCCGGCCTATGTATTGTACGGGCCTGAATTAGTTCCTTGGTCTCTTCGGGCTTACAAGGCCGGCGCTCTACCGGGCTGAGCTACGGCGGCTATTCATTAATGTATTTGATTTAGTTGGGATTAATAATTTTTAGCTTCGCATTTCTTTTTCAAGTATTTATCGAACCATTCCTTGATCTCTTTTAATCTCTCCATTCTGTGTTTAGGCTTACCGCTTCTGCTCAGATCATGGTTTTCTCCAGGGAATATTACTAGTTTAGTATCTACCCCCTTTAATTTCAATGCTTTATACAGCATTAATGCTTGGTCAAGCCAGCAACGATAATCTTCTTGCGAATGTATTATTAGTGTTGGTGTTTCAGCGTTTTCAATGTATTTGATCGGGCTTTTCTCTAAGCATGTCTCCGGGTTTCTCCAAGGAGTGCATCTTATCTGGTCTTCTACGAAGTAGTGTCCAATATCTGTTGTTCCATACATGCTTATCCAGTCTGATATTGATCTCTGTGTAACAGCTGCTTTGAAGCGATTTGTATGTGTTATTATCCAGTTAGTCATGAAGCCACCATAGCTTCCTCCAGCAACACCTATTCTTTCTGGATCTAGGAAATTGTATCTCTTCAATGCTTCATCGACTATTTCTAATAAGTCTTGATAATCTCTTTCACCATAGTGTCCACGTATATCCGCGAATTCCTCGCTGTATCCATCGCTTCCACGAGGATTGCCGTAAACGATGGCGTATCCATTACTGACAAGGTAGTGTAATTCTTCTATGAAGCTCCAGCCATAGCTTGTTTTGGGTCCGCCATGAATGTATAGGATCCACGGTATTTTATCTCCAGTTTTACTCGGATACATGATCCATGCATCGATTTCTGCTCCATCGCTAGCTTTAAATACAAATTTTTCAACCTTTCCCAACTCTATTCTTGATAGATAGAACTTGTTGAAGAACGATAATTTTCTCAACGAATTATTCTCGTATAGGTAGAGTTCTCTTGGCTCGTAAGGAGTCATGCCCAGTAAAGCTATTCTACCATTAAATGACACACTATAATCATCTACTACAAATCCCTCTCTACCATATACTTCTATGAACTGGTCGGATAAGGGATTATAAGCCATAAGGTGTGTTATGCCTTTTTCGGATACTAAGAAGTACAAGTTATAGTTTCTATCCCAGTATAATTCGCGAGTATTGCTTCGTGCTCTAACATCAGAGTTTAAAGTATTCAATACGTTTCTGTCAAGACTGCACGTAATACATTTCTCCTCTCCAGTATCTGTATTTATCAGGTATACTTTATAATGAGTACTAAATCCTCTCTCCCGACGATGAAATATTAATGCAACATATTTATCGTCGGGAGACCATGCAGGGGTAAAATATGTTGTTATATTCTCCAACAATACTCTATCCTTTTTCTCGACAAGATCATATATGTGTAGCTCTGATAAGTAAGGGTTCACTCTATCCTTAGATAAAGTATAGGCTATGTATCTCCCATTATTACTCCAAGAAGCTGATCTCACAAAGATTTTTCCACTAGTTATTTTCTCATATTCTCCACTATCAGGATCAAGTATGATTAGGTGAGAAGACATATTATATACGAATCCAACACCATTAAACCATACAGGCATATCATCAATGTGTTTAACATCTTCTTCTGGTTCTCCTTCATTAATTATTGCTAACAAGTATTTTCCATCAGGACTCCACTCTATTCTTCGAACTCCTCCTTTAAACCAAGCAACAAGTCTAGGTTCACGAGAATATTTTAGATCAAGTATATATATTCCGTTTCCACGATCATTTTCTGATTCTGCATCTCTCCTACTTATAAAAGCTAGTTTCTCACCTCTCCGATCAGGCTCTGGGCTCTGATCCGTTGGACCCTTCGTTATCGGTGCATAATTATTTGTTGAGAGATCATAAAGCCAAATATTTGTTTCGTATCTATCCTTATCCATATTAATGCTTGTTAATGTGAAGAATATCTTGTCTCCATTAACTGTTATTATTGGTGAAGAAACTATTTTGAGGTGAGCTAGGTCTTCCGGTTTATTCAACTCAGTTCTCCTCAAATTCTTGTCTATAATAATATTTTATTTTCCCTCCTAGAAAAATAGCTTTACATGAATACTTACCCAGTGAACCGGGCAGGGTAAAAACAGCGTAGTTTTATGGTGGATAGTGAGAGATGAGTATATCAATACCTTTGCCGAGGTTTTTTGATCGCGAACTATTGTCTAGAGTTGTTAGTATAAGTTTACCGATGATCATTAGTGAATTAAGTAATAGTATTTATGCAATAACTGATACTTATTTTGTTAAAGGTCTTGGTACTGTTGCTTTAGCAGGTGTAGGTTTAGGTAGTTATTTGTCATGGCTTTTCTTTGTTGTCTTATCGCTTTTCTATAATGGTGTATTAATATATGTGGCTCAATCATATGGTGCCGGTAAACTAGTATATGCTAGAAGGGGGTTGAGCGAGGCAATAGTTTACGGCACAATAATAGTATTTGCAATTTCATTTTTTGGATATATTTTTGGAGGATATATTTTAATGCTACAAGCTGGGGGAACAGGTCCTGTATGGGAAGCTGCAAAAGCTTATTTTAGTATCCGTGTTCTAGGATTGCCGATCAGCCTTATAGCGTGGTCAATGGATGCTGGTCTCAGAGCTATTGGAGCAACAAAGCAGTCAATGTATGTTAATCTTTATAGTGTAGGATTAAACATTGTGCTGGATCCACTATTTATATATGGGTACGCTGGTTTTCCAAGATTAGGCGTCGTTGGTGCTGCTTTAGCAACTGTTATATCTATTGCTTTAATGATACCATTAGAATACTATTATTTAGCTAAACATACACTAGCCCCTAACAAGATTTATAAACCGAAAATAGTCTTCAAGATCATGGATTTAGGCTTACCAGTTATGATTGAAAGACTGATTTTTGCAGCTGGAAACAATGTTTATATATCTCTTATATCTAGATGTGGAGAAGCAGCTTTAGCCGCTCATCAAATAGGGGTACGTATTGAGAGCTTAATATATATGCCAGGATTTGCATTCTCAATGGCTGCATCAGCACTGGTGGGGCAAGAGATAGGTGCTGAAAATATTAGTGGTGGGAGGAGAATAGGTTGGGAAACAATTAAGCTCGGAGTACTCTTTATTACATTGACAGGTTTAATTGTAGCCGCTACATCATATTATATAACCATGCCTTTTGCAACGGATCCTGTGGTACACAAGCTTGCATCGATATATTTGATCATAGCTGGTTTAAGCGAGTTAGGGCTGGGATTAGCTATGGTAATTGGTGGAGCAATAAGAGGAGCGGGGAATACGAGAATACCTCTCATAATTAATGCTGGAAGCCTCTACCTATCCAGGATAATCCCAGCAATGATCCTAGTTAATTATCTAGGGGTCCTAGGTCCCTGGCTAGCAATGTTTATAGATGTATATGTTCGAGGAATAATATTCTTAATAATATTTACTAGGTATTTCGAGAAATTAGCTAGGAAGATCGTGTAAAAATATCTATTCTTACAAGTATAGTACTTGTATATGGGAGATGAAGAAGTTACGCACTCGTCAACCCCGCTTAGGGGGATGCACGAGCCCACTCCGCAGATCCCCTGGTTGAAATGATGAGAATTGGTCTTTGAGGAAACCCTCGATGATTGAGGGTGATGCTTGAGGGAACGAATGCTGATCTTTCCCAACAAATCTTTATTCTTAGCAATTGTAATATATAGAGTAATACATGGGATTCCCAGGTGGTTCGCTTACAATGTATAATGATTGGACTGAACAATTAGAGTATAGAATAGGTAAATATATAATAGGCGGTAAGCCAGGTAAAAACCCTGCATGGCTTATTGGATCAATATTTTATCTAGGAGACAAGCTTTTACTCAGTGAGAAAGGAGATTTTGATAAGGAAAAAGCTAAAGCGAAAATCGAGGAAGCTATAAATATTGCTGAAAACTACTCATTAGTTTTCGGATTAGACGTTGTATTTCCCAGTATTGAAAGCATTGATAAAATATTACCATTTATATCAGAATATGATATCCCTATATTTCTTGACAGCCCAGACCCAATTATTAGAGCTAAAAGCTATCTAGTAGCTAAAGAGCTTGGAATAAATGATAAAATCATAGCTAACGGAATCTTCATAGATAGCCCTGAGGAAGAAATAAATGCATTAAGAGATGGTGGGATAAAAACATCAGTAATAATGGCTTTTGATCCTAGAAACCCGTTGAAATCAATTAATCCATTAGAGAGGCTAAGACTCCTAGAAACCGTCCTTTTGCCTCTCGCTGAAAAAGCCGGTGTTGAACAAGTTCTTGTCGACGCTATAGTAATCGATCCTGCAAGTATAGCGTTTAGTGCTGAAACAATATTTGAGACCAAGAAGAGATTTGGTTATCCAAGTGGTTGTGCACCAGCCAATGCTCTCGGACCTGTATCTAAGTCTAAAACTAGTATTGGAGAAATGTATGGCGTACATGGAGGCGTCGCTGTCTATTTAAGAATTCATGGAGCAGA from Staphylothermus marinus F1 harbors:
- a CDS encoding MATE family efflux transporter, which codes for MSISIPLPRFFDRELLSRVVSISLPMIISELSNSIYAITDTYFVKGLGTVALAGVGLGSYLSWLFFVVLSLFYNGVLIYVAQSYGAGKLVYARRGLSEAIVYGTIIVFAISFFGYIFGGYILMLQAGGTGPVWEAAKAYFSIRVLGLPISLIAWSMDAGLRAIGATKQSMYVNLYSVGLNIVLDPLFIYGYAGFPRLGVVGAALATVISIALMIPLEYYYLAKHTLAPNKIYKPKIVFKIMDLGLPVMIERLIFAAGNNVYISLISRCGEAALAAHQIGVRIESLIYMPGFAFSMAASALVGQEIGAENISGGRRIGWETIKLGVLFITLTGLIVAATSYYITMPFATDPVVHKLASIYLIIAGLSELGLGLAMVIGGAIRGAGNTRIPLIINAGSLYLSRIIPAMILVNYLGVLGPWLAMFIDVYVRGIIFLIIFTRYFEKLARKIV
- a CDS encoding tetrahydromethanopterin S-methyltransferase subunit H; translated protein: MYNDWTEQLEYRIGKYIIGGKPGKNPAWLIGSIFYLGDKLLLSEKGDFDKEKAKAKIEEAINIAENYSLVFGLDVVFPSIESIDKILPFISEYDIPIFLDSPDPIIRAKSYLVAKELGINDKIIANGIFIDSPEEEINALRDGGIKTSVIMAFDPRNPLKSINPLERLRLLETVLLPLAEKAGVEQVLVDAIVIDPASIAFSAETIFETKKRFGYPSGCAPANALGPVSKSKTSIGEMYGVHGGVAVYLRIHGADYIMYGPISRIKYVAPAVAMADSLLGYSLRRKGEKISSNHPIKKMLRKVQKLFATSK